The proteins below come from a single Ignavibacteriales bacterium genomic window:
- the lysF gene encoding homoaconitase — translation MNQTLIEKISQKHAVGLMPGQFVHAGDYISIRPAYVMTHDNTGAVIPKFKSIGATKLANPRQVVHTLDHDIQNKDEKNLAKYKKIEEFSKSMGADFYPAGRGIGHQIMIEEGYAWPGSMAVASDSHSNMYGGIGCLGTPIVRTDAAAIWATTRTWWQVPPIAKVELKGKLRSGVTGKDVIIALCGFFNHDEVLNHAIEFTGDGVKDLAIDQRLTIANMTTEWGAMAGVFPIDDVTINWLKSRAKFIQVRGLQGVTSDVDGHGKHPRINKSRISELEKDLPNLKADLNAFYAKELIIDLSSIEPHVSGPNTIKIMTSISEIKEKKVKIDKAYLLSCVNSRVDDLAEAASIIRGKKIADHVKFYIAAASSEVQTESEKRGDWQTLLDSGAIPLPPSCGPCIGLGIGLLEDGEVGISATNRNFKGRMGSPNAQAYLASPGVVAASAVSGFINFHFDDSSKNILGEIKTNVKSEKAKAAIKIIDGFPSQVEGELIFCYQDNLNTDGIYPGKYTYNDDMTPQDQAKVVMENYDPEFGKMVNNGDILAGGFNFGTGSSREQAATALKYRGIRLVVAGSFNETYKRNALNNGFLLIECPELVTDLKLKFGKEKNSVKTEIIAKIDFQNSVLITNEKSYSIDPVGEAAQELIVTGGLEAWVKKNLG, via the coding sequence ATGAACCAGACATTAATTGAAAAGATCTCTCAAAAACATGCAGTGGGACTTATGCCAGGCCAATTTGTTCATGCCGGCGATTATATTTCGATTCGGCCCGCTTATGTTATGACTCATGATAATACAGGCGCTGTTATTCCAAAATTTAAAAGTATTGGCGCTACTAAACTTGCTAATCCTCGCCAGGTTGTGCATACACTAGATCATGATATTCAAAATAAGGACGAAAAAAATTTAGCGAAGTATAAAAAAATTGAAGAGTTTTCAAAATCTATGGGAGCTGATTTTTATCCGGCGGGACGAGGTATAGGTCATCAAATTATGATTGAAGAAGGTTACGCATGGCCCGGTTCTATGGCGGTTGCATCGGATAGCCATTCAAATATGTACGGCGGAATTGGGTGTTTAGGTACTCCGATTGTTCGAACGGATGCGGCAGCAATCTGGGCAACAACTAGAACATGGTGGCAGGTGCCGCCTATTGCTAAAGTTGAATTAAAAGGAAAACTTAGATCTGGTGTAACGGGTAAAGATGTAATTATAGCGTTATGCGGATTTTTTAATCATGATGAAGTTTTGAACCATGCAATCGAATTTACCGGTGACGGAGTAAAAGATTTAGCTATTGATCAACGGCTCACAATAGCAAACATGACAACAGAATGGGGTGCGATGGCTGGAGTTTTTCCAATTGACGATGTTACTATTAATTGGTTGAAGTCCCGTGCAAAATTTATACAAGTTCGAGGTCTTCAAGGAGTTACATCTGATGTTGATGGTCATGGAAAACATCCTCGTATCAATAAATCAAGAATTTCAGAATTGGAAAAAGATTTACCAAACTTGAAAGCCGATTTAAATGCATTTTATGCAAAAGAATTAATCATCGATCTTTCTTCAATCGAACCTCATGTTTCTGGACCAAACACAATTAAGATTATGACTTCGATCTCGGAAATTAAAGAGAAGAAAGTGAAAATAGATAAAGCATATCTTCTTTCATGTGTAAACTCACGGGTTGATGACCTGGCAGAAGCAGCGTCAATCATTCGCGGTAAAAAAATTGCAGATCATGTAAAATTTTATATTGCCGCAGCTTCAAGCGAAGTTCAAACTGAAAGCGAAAAACGTGGTGATTGGCAAACTCTTTTGGATTCCGGTGCAATTCCTCTTCCACCAAGCTGTGGACCATGTATTGGTCTAGGGATCGGGTTGCTGGAAGACGGTGAAGTAGGAATCTCAGCAACAAATAGAAACTTTAAAGGGAGAATGGGTTCTCCTAATGCACAGGCATATCTCGCTTCACCCGGAGTTGTGGCTGCTTCTGCTGTTTCCGGTTTTATCAATTTCCACTTTGATGATTCATCAAAAAATATTTTAGGTGAAATAAAAACAAATGTGAAATCAGAAAAGGCGAAAGCTGCTATTAAAATAATTGATGGCTTTCCATCTCAAGTCGAAGGTGAACTAATCTTCTGTTATCAAGATAATTTAAACACAGACGGAATCTATCCGGGGAAATACACTTACAATGATGATATGACTCCTCAAGACCAGGCAAAAGTTGTTATGGAAAATTACGATCCGGAGTTTGGTAAAATGGTTAACAATGGAGATATACTTGCGGGTGGTTTTAATTTTGGAACCGGAAGTTCTCGTGAACAAGCCGCTACTGCCTTGAAGTATAGAGGAATACGACTTGTTGTTGCCGGTTCATTCAATGAAACTTATAAACGTAATGCGCTCAATAACGGTTTCCTTCTTATTGAATGTCCAGAGCTTGTCACCGATCTGAAATTAAAATTTGGGAAAGAAAAAAATTCAGTTAAAACCGAAATAATTGCAAAGATTGATTTCCAGAATTCTGTATTGATTACAAACGAAAAATCTTATTCAATAGATCCGGTTGGAGAAGCGGCACAAGAATTAATTGTTACAGGTGGCCTAGAAGCTTGGGTTAAAAAGAATTTAGGTTAA
- a CDS encoding MmgE/PrpD family protein, with the protein MEKSIARVISEFAVKVKYEDLPENVIHEVKRYLYDSIGCAFGAYKTRDVNIIRDIYKQMGGKPEATVFAFGEKIPAVNATFINSLMIRSLDFNDIYWKEDPSHPSDIIPAALSMAEQVNASMKEVIVAIVLAYEFEQRICLFAKPGVRERKWHHATLTQFVSPIVAGKIMGLTVDQMVNAIGISGSHNHTIGCPTAGKLTMMKNTVDPMAVQSGVFAALMAQRGYSGTEKVFEGKEGFMDCFGGWDPINEVMKPVLMKGRDGESEWSWDIDALIGGLGKSWKILECSMKAFPTEALTHTHISATLKTIVNNNINYDEIESVTITTIARACDILFDTHKYRPESRETADHSLPYCIAAAIVDRKITTQSFSDEKMKDPRIWEVIDKIKGVASQEFENMFPEKQPSKVVIKIKDGREFSEYLEYPKGDPREPMTMEDLENKFNSLSDNILSKKRQKEIKNMIFDCDKLNARNFMEKLALKQKLQKNKTRITKIKRSTRKNNNH; encoded by the coding sequence ATGGAAAAATCCATTGCACGAGTTATATCGGAATTTGCAGTTAAGGTCAAATATGAAGACTTACCGGAAAATGTAATTCATGAAGTAAAAAGATATTTATATGATTCAATTGGTTGCGCATTCGGTGCATATAAAACCAGAGATGTAAACATCATCCGAGACATTTATAAACAAATGGGCGGAAAACCTGAAGCTACAGTCTTTGCATTCGGTGAAAAAATCCCGGCTGTAAATGCAACGTTTATAAACTCATTGATGATAAGGTCTCTCGACTTCAATGATATTTACTGGAAAGAAGATCCATCGCATCCATCGGATATTATTCCTGCCGCATTATCGATGGCAGAACAGGTTAATGCATCTATGAAAGAAGTGATTGTTGCGATTGTTCTGGCATATGAATTTGAACAAAGAATCTGTTTATTTGCAAAACCGGGAGTGCGTGAACGCAAATGGCATCACGCTACACTAACCCAGTTTGTTTCTCCTATCGTTGCCGGAAAAATTATGGGACTTACAGTTGATCAGATGGTGAATGCAATCGGAATTAGCGGTTCACACAATCATACAATCGGCTGCCCAACAGCAGGCAAACTAACGATGATGAAAAATACAGTTGACCCGATGGCAGTTCAATCCGGAGTATTTGCCGCATTGATGGCACAGAGAGGTTACAGCGGAACAGAAAAAGTATTTGAAGGCAAAGAAGGATTTATGGATTGCTTCGGCGGATGGGATCCTATAAATGAAGTGATGAAACCTGTTTTAATGAAAGGACGCGATGGCGAATCGGAGTGGTCTTGGGATATAGATGCGTTGATAGGCGGATTAGGCAAGAGCTGGAAAATTTTGGAATGCAGCATGAAAGCATTCCCAACCGAAGCGTTAACACACACTCATATTTCAGCAACACTCAAAACAATAGTTAATAATAATATCAATTACGATGAGATTGAAAGCGTTACAATTACAACTATAGCAAGAGCCTGCGACATATTATTTGATACGCATAAATACCGCCCCGAATCGCGTGAAACCGCAGATCATTCACTTCCCTATTGTATAGCGGCTGCAATTGTTGACCGGAAAATTACAACTCAATCATTCTCCGATGAAAAAATGAAAGACCCGAGAATTTGGGAAGTGATTGATAAAATTAAAGGTGTTGCCTCTCAAGAATTTGAGAATATGTTCCCGGAAAAACAACCATCAAAAGTGGTTATAAAAATAAAAGATGGAAGAGAATTTTCTGAATATCTGGAATATCCAAAAGGCGACCCGCGTGAACCGATGACTATGGAAGACCTTGAAAATAAATTCAATTCCCTTTCAGACAATATCCTTTCGAAAAAACGTCAGAAAGAAATCAAGAATATGATTTTTGATTGTGATAAATTGAATGCAAGAAATTTTATGGAGAAATTAGCGCTCAAACAAAAATTACAAAAGAATAAGACAAGAATTACTAAAATAAAACGCAGTACCAGAAAGAATAATAATCATTGA
- a CDS encoding type II toxin-antitoxin system Phd/YefM family antitoxin, translating into MQAIIYTDARNKLNKLINYVNDNSDQVIIVGSKGRKDAVLVSKEEFDNMLENLYVMSNPQWIKSIKKGISQLEKGKGKKLTVEQVLRVQK; encoded by the coding sequence ATGCAAGCCATAATATATACAGACGCTAGGAATAAATTGAATAAGTTGATTAATTATGTGAATGATAATTCTGATCAAGTTATAATCGTTGGATCAAAAGGAAGAAAAGATGCCGTGCTCGTCTCCAAGGAAGAATTCGATAATATGCTTGAAAACCTTTATGTAATGAGCAATCCACAGTGGATTAAAAGTATAAAAAAAGGTATTTCACAATTAGAAAAAGGGAAAGGGAAAAAATTAACAGTTGAACAAGTGCTCAGAGTTCAAAAGTGA
- a CDS encoding Txe/YoeB family addiction module toxin: MKNRFGLIWSPETLKQIKWIQKNKSESDQKNYFNKIENLIKVIAESPFHGIGKPEHLKHEVPPCWSRRINKKDRLIYRVKEKTIEIVSIIGHYELK; this comes from the coding sequence GTGAAAAACAGATTTGGATTAATTTGGTCACCCGAAACTTTAAAACAAATAAAATGGATTCAAAAGAATAAATCCGAATCAGATCAAAAAAATTACTTCAATAAAATCGAGAACCTAATAAAAGTAATTGCTGAGTCTCCTTTTCATGGTATTGGAAAACCCGAACATCTAAAACATGAAGTCCCCCCTTGCTGGTCAAGAAGAATTAATAAAAAAGACAGATTGATTTACCGAGTTAAAGAAAAAACAATTGAAATAGTTTCCATAATTGGTCATTACGAATTAAAATAG
- a CDS encoding aldolase/citrate lyase family protein, with the protein MKTDSKKASAGKRGDKIRSDCFVEIELTKTGGVKSTLLSKVDSMYGERINDLIITMSEFFEIKHANILIEDFGALPFTLAARFESAYKKLRPDDIKEFLPEINKNNLYSTAKDKLRRSRLYLPGNEPKFYPNAGLHKPDGIILDLEDSVSPTEKTSARYLVRNALCAVDFYGAERMVRINQLPMGLDDLKFVIPHNVHVILIPKCESALTIKDVEDEIKMICAERNVKNEIYLMPIIESALGVVKAYEIAMASEKICALAIGLEDYTADLGIARTNEGRESFYARSAVVNAAKAAGVQAIDTVFSDVDDMDGLRNSVIEAKSIGFEGKGCIHPRQIKIVHEAFAPTENEIEKAKKIVLAFDEAKKNGIGVVALGSKMIDAPVVKRAQHTIELAKLNGLINKNWKKE; encoded by the coding sequence ATGAAAACTGATAGCAAAAAAGCATCAGCCGGAAAGCGCGGGGATAAAATCCGCTCCGATTGTTTTGTCGAAATCGAATTAACAAAAACCGGCGGAGTTAAATCCACACTTCTAAGTAAAGTTGATTCGATGTATGGTGAGAGAATAAACGATTTAATTATCACCATGAGTGAATTTTTTGAAATTAAACATGCAAACATATTAATCGAAGATTTTGGTGCTCTCCCTTTTACTCTCGCTGCAAGATTCGAATCCGCTTATAAAAAACTTAGACCTGACGATATTAAAGAGTTTCTTCCCGAGATAAACAAAAATAATTTATACTCTACAGCAAAGGACAAATTACGCCGCAGCCGTCTTTACCTGCCGGGCAATGAGCCGAAGTTTTATCCAAATGCAGGATTGCATAAGCCGGATGGAATTATTCTTGATCTCGAAGACAGCGTTTCACCAACCGAAAAAACTTCGGCAAGATATTTGGTTCGTAATGCATTGTGTGCTGTTGATTTCTACGGAGCCGAAAGAATGGTTCGAATCAACCAGCTTCCTATGGGTTTGGATGATTTGAAATTTGTTATTCCTCATAATGTTCATGTTATTTTAATTCCGAAATGTGAATCCGCATTAACTATTAAAGATGTTGAAGACGAAATAAAAATGATTTGCGCCGAAAGAAATGTTAAAAATGAAATCTACTTAATGCCTATAATTGAAAGCGCACTCGGTGTTGTGAAAGCTTATGAAATTGCTATGGCATCGGAAAAGATCTGTGCCCTTGCAATAGGGCTTGAAGACTACACCGCGGATCTTGGTATTGCTAGAACAAATGAAGGGAGAGAAAGTTTTTATGCTAGAAGCGCAGTAGTGAATGCGGCAAAAGCAGCCGGTGTTCAAGCCATTGATACGGTATTTTCCGATGTAGATGATATGGATGGTTTACGAAACAGCGTAATCGAGGCAAAGTCAATTGGATTTGAAGGTAAAGGATGCATCCACCCGCGGCAAATTAAAATTGTGCACGAAGCTTTTGCTCCGACAGAAAATGAAATTGAAAAAGCGAAGAAAATTGTTTTAGCATTCGATGAAGCTAAAAAGAATGGGATTGGAGTAGTCGCTCTCGGAAGTAAAATGATTGATGCACCTGTTGTAAAACGCGCTCAGCACACAATTGAACTTGCAAAATTGAATGGGTTAATAAATAAAAATTGGAAGAAAGAATAG
- the citF gene encoding citrate lyase subunit alpha, whose amino-acid sequence MKLIKNAANRLVPNVINGEEQIPFMGIGKYKPTGRIFNPKINSCADYPADGNKIVKNLKEALKKSGLKDGMTISTHHHLRNGDILTNILFDTIKEMGIKNIRWFPTASFPCHTHLIKYLEDGTIHHIEGSMNGPLGKFTSEGKMKGIGVLRSHGGRYQSIQDGEVHIDIAVVASPTADFFGNANGVNGKSACGGLGFALADSEYADNVIVVTDNLVPFPCVPWQIQGNNVDFVVEVESLGDPSKIVSGTTEITKSPDRLLIAEYVAQFLEDAGIMKDGFSFQAGAGGTNLAFALFLKEKMKAKGIKARFIRGGSTKYLVEMLEEGLTDYILDGQTFDLEGVRSMRDNPKHVNTSPFTSYNYHGKGNFASIVDAAVLGATEVDVNFNANVVSHSDGYLLHGIGGWQNCLFSKCTILAIPSFRDRIPVILDKVTTLCGPGELIDVIITERGIAINPRRKDLLNSVKNSSLPIRSLKEIQKEVYEICGGIPEEPKLNKNKIVAVVKWVDGTVLDSIYKIES is encoded by the coding sequence ATGAAGTTAATCAAAAATGCTGCAAACAGATTAGTACCAAATGTCATTAACGGTGAAGAACAAATTCCATTTATGGGCATTGGAAAATACAAGCCGACCGGAAGAATTTTTAATCCTAAGATAAATTCATGTGCCGACTATCCGGCTGATGGGAATAAAATAGTAAAGAATTTAAAAGAAGCTTTGAAAAAGTCCGGATTAAAAGATGGAATGACAATTTCCACACATCATCATCTTCGTAACGGCGATATACTTACCAATATTTTATTCGACACAATAAAAGAAATGGGAATCAAAAATATCCGCTGGTTTCCAACCGCCTCGTTTCCATGCCATACTCATCTCATAAAATATTTAGAAGACGGTACAATTCATCACATTGAAGGAAGTATGAACGGACCGCTTGGTAAATTTACAAGCGAAGGAAAAATGAAAGGGATTGGGGTTCTGCGTTCGCATGGAGGAAGGTATCAATCAATTCAAGACGGTGAAGTTCATATTGATATTGCTGTGGTTGCTTCTCCAACTGCAGATTTTTTTGGCAATGCAAATGGCGTAAACGGAAAATCTGCTTGTGGCGGACTCGGTTTTGCACTTGCTGATTCTGAATATGCCGATAATGTAATTGTTGTTACTGATAATCTTGTTCCGTTCCCTTGTGTGCCGTGGCAGATTCAAGGTAATAATGTTGATTTTGTCGTTGAGGTTGAGTCTCTCGGCGATCCTTCAAAAATTGTTAGCGGTACAACAGAGATTACAAAAAGTCCCGATCGATTATTGATTGCTGAATATGTCGCTCAGTTTTTGGAAGATGCGGGAATAATGAAAGATGGTTTTTCATTTCAAGCCGGTGCGGGCGGAACGAATCTTGCATTCGCACTTTTCTTAAAAGAAAAAATGAAAGCCAAAGGAATCAAAGCAAGATTTATACGAGGCGGAAGTACAAAGTATCTGGTTGAAATGCTGGAAGAAGGATTAACTGATTATATTCTTGACGGACAAACTTTTGATCTGGAAGGAGTCCGTTCAATGAGAGATAATCCAAAACATGTAAACACTTCGCCATTTACAAGTTATAATTATCACGGTAAAGGAAATTTTGCTTCTATCGTTGATGCGGCTGTACTTGGCGCCACGGAAGTAGATGTAAATTTCAACGCAAATGTTGTCTCTCATTCGGATGGATATTTGTTACATGGGATCGGCGGCTGGCAGAATTGTCTTTTCTCTAAATGTACAATACTTGCAATCCCATCATTCCGCGACCGCATTCCTGTGATTCTTGATAAGGTTACAACTTTATGCGGACCTGGAGAATTGATTGATGTGATAATAACAGAACGCGGAATTGCAATTAATCCACGCAGGAAAGATTTATTGAACTCGGTGAAAAACTCATCACTTCCAATTCGCTCGCTCAAAGAGATTCAAAAAGAAGTTTATGAAATTTGCGGCGGTATACCTGAAGAACCAAAATTAAATAAAAATAAAATTGTTGCAGTTGTAAAGTGGGTTGATGGAACTGTTCTCGATTCAATCTATAAAATAGAAAGTTAG
- a CDS encoding PEGA domain-containing protein: MKKIILISLVTILLISCDKEVFTGIVETSITEFGKFYINTNPQGYQVYVDDKNWGIVSPDTVLWLTIGNHKLSLKHEYFSDSSMVIVVKKNEAQSVSIDMMKNPRFYANLNCTSNPAGASIYLNDQPTGKITPAIINKVYPGYLEVKFTRSGCRDDSVNMKIGGGQFIKVSRDLNDTTRGVDYRTLNTKIFSNVLSKVVIDKFNNKWIGSIDHGLMKFDGKNWTSFENTGIIKSKVILDLLIDSKDRLWVATANGLSVFDGIFWQSLDDKLPSNTVNALEEDIYGNIWIGTIYGLVKYNNSTFQIYNKTSGMPENWVNCIASDKNGGIWFGTNNFGVVNFHNNSWTTYTTHDMGIDPTVANYVIDLAFDKNGELWSFHKGDPKQGTKDGLIKSDGPYWRFVILPLLFPLDIVSFNVDSDNNIWIAAKEGLIKYNESKQIKWFNSFDFGFYVKHCTSTALDKNGDIWVATMGGGLVKLKKNNF, encoded by the coding sequence ATGAAGAAAATAATTTTAATATCGTTAGTTACTATTCTGCTCATTTCTTGTGATAAGGAAGTCTTCACAGGAATTGTTGAGACTTCAATCACTGAGTTTGGGAAATTTTATATAAATACAAATCCGCAAGGATATCAAGTTTATGTTGATGATAAAAATTGGGGTATAGTTTCACCCGATACTGTTTTATGGTTAACCATTGGTAATCATAAACTCTCATTGAAACATGAATATTTCTCAGATTCTAGTATGGTTATTGTTGTGAAAAAAAATGAAGCCCAATCTGTCTCAATTGATATGATGAAAAATCCTCGCTTCTATGCAAACCTTAATTGTACTTCAAATCCGGCCGGTGCAAGTATTTATTTAAATGATCAGCCGACAGGCAAAATTACCCCCGCTATTATTAATAAAGTTTACCCTGGTTATTTAGAAGTTAAATTCACAAGAAGCGGTTGCAGAGATGACAGTGTAAATATGAAAATTGGTGGTGGGCAGTTCATTAAAGTAAGTCGAGATTTAAATGATACCACACGAGGGGTTGATTATAGAACCCTAAACACAAAAATTTTCAGCAATGTTTTAAGTAAAGTAGTTATTGATAAATTTAATAACAAATGGATCGGTTCCATCGATCACGGTCTGATGAAGTTTGACGGTAAGAACTGGACATCTTTTGAAAACACAGGTATTATAAAAAGTAAAGTAATTCTTGATTTGTTAATAGATAGTAAAGACCGTTTGTGGGTTGCCACAGCTAATGGTCTATCGGTTTTTGATGGTATATTTTGGCAATCTTTAGATGATAAATTACCATCTAATACAGTTAATGCTTTGGAAGAAGACATATATGGAAATATTTGGATCGGTACTATATATGGACTTGTTAAGTATAATAATTCAACTTTCCAAATTTATAATAAAACTTCCGGAATGCCTGAAAATTGGGTTAATTGTATAGCATCAGATAAAAATGGTGGTATTTGGTTCGGAACAAATAATTTTGGTGTTGTTAATTTTCACAATAATAGTTGGACTACATACACCACTCATGATATGGGAATAGATCCTACAGTAGCGAATTATGTTATTGATCTCGCATTTGACAAGAATGGAGAATTATGGTCATTTCATAAAGGTGATCCAAAACAGGGCACAAAAGATGGATTAATAAAATCTGATGGTCCATACTGGAGATTTGTTATTTTGCCATTACTATTCCCATTAGATATAGTCTCATTTAATGTTGATAGTGATAATAATATTTGGATTGCTGCAAAAGAAGGATTGATAAAATACAATGAATCAAAACAAATCAAATGGTTCAATTCATTTGATTTTGGTTTTTATGTAAAACATTGTACATCGACGGCTTTAGATAAAAATGGAGATATTTGGGTAGCAACAATGGGTGGAGGATTAGTAAAGCTCAAAAAAAATAATTTCTAA
- a CDS encoding TonB-dependent receptor has protein sequence MRKGFNSYLITVVLFFIFIGLNKDLFAQDTGTLRGLVVDSTTSEALAFSSAYIKELQIGANTDMRGYFLITSVPANKNFTLIVSYVGYKSKTLTVSVSKGKMSHYNIKLSSSDIQMKTIESTGTRITGTSDSKISVDRISAKQLETAPKGIESDVFRTIKYLPGVTATSDVSARYYVRGGTSNQNLVLIDGITIYSPFHALGLFSVVDPDIVNSIEFFKGGFGAQFGGRLSSVMNIITKDGNKNNFSSTASASLLSGKFLLEGPIGKGSFILAGRKSFSNQITKKFLNDKTVPIDFYDFSFKANYNEPDFLPGSKFSVLGFASSDNINNVDPQIEDYKWVTKAFGFKWFQASDAPLFFELSLSVSNFNGQTIPKFSDKTQLENKVSDIGLQMDFTYMFDNRDEINVGFHIKQLATNLLFSNALGTPVNLNTTGANIVFYGKYKLVQFDFLKIDVGTRVNLTTLSRSNLKKVLEPRFSFNLFPFENFTIKGSYGLFQQELTTMGDENEVINIFEPWIVIPDYLPPTTATHYIFGFDYVPITYVNLGLEFYYKKTDNLPLVNQQKISITDKDFIVAQAEAYGMESSIKVEFEPITLSTSFTLAYAYKILSGLRYYPKYDIRNNFNISIDYNIGSGWNTGLVWTFNSGLPFTQIVGFYDKYYFDNFFGGWINEDPRKPYGILGVQNLERLPTYHRLDFTLSKKFILNPFKFDISFSVLNVYNRQNIFYFKRDTGERVNMLPFLPSATIRVEL, from the coding sequence ATGAGAAAGGGTTTTAATTCATACTTAATTACAGTTGTACTCTTTTTCATTTTTATTGGGTTGAATAAAGATTTATTTGCACAAGATACCGGAACGCTCCGTGGTCTTGTTGTTGATTCAACTACTTCAGAAGCGCTTGCATTTTCAAGTGCATACATTAAGGAACTGCAGATTGGCGCAAATACAGATATGCGCGGATATTTTTTAATCACATCTGTTCCTGCTAACAAAAATTTTACTCTTATTGTGTCCTATGTTGGATATAAATCAAAGACTCTTACCGTGAGTGTTTCAAAAGGGAAGATGAGCCATTACAATATCAAACTTAGTTCGTCCGATATTCAGATGAAAACGATTGAAAGTACTGGTACGCGTATTACGGGAACGAGTGATTCGAAAATTAGCGTTGATAGAATCAGTGCAAAGCAATTAGAGACAGCCCCAAAGGGAATTGAAAGCGATGTTTTTAGAACTATAAAATATTTGCCCGGGGTTACTGCTACAAGTGATGTTTCTGCGCGGTATTATGTCCGTGGAGGTACCAGCAATCAAAATTTGGTTCTGATTGATGGAATTACAATATATAGTCCGTTCCATGCACTGGGATTATTCAGCGTCGTTGATCCGGATATAGTTAACAGTATCGAATTTTTCAAAGGCGGATTCGGAGCCCAGTTTGGAGGAAGATTATCATCCGTAATGAACATTATAACAAAAGACGGCAATAAAAATAATTTTTCATCAACGGCGTCTGCAAGTCTTTTAAGCGGAAAATTCCTTTTAGAAGGACCTATTGGTAAAGGATCGTTCATCCTTGCAGGAAGAAAAAGTTTTTCAAATCAGATTACAAAAAAATTTCTGAATGATAAAACAGTACCCATTGATTTTTACGACTTTTCATTTAAAGCAAATTATAATGAACCGGATTTTCTTCCGGGTTCAAAATTTTCCGTATTAGGATTTGCAAGTTCGGACAATATTAACAACGTAGATCCGCAGATCGAGGATTATAAATGGGTTACAAAAGCTTTCGGTTTTAAATGGTTCCAAGCTTCAGATGCACCGCTCTTCTTCGAACTTTCTCTTTCTGTAAGTAATTTCAACGGGCAGACAATTCCAAAATTCAGCGACAAAACTCAGCTCGAAAACAAGGTCTCGGATATCGGTTTGCAAATGGATTTTACTTATATGTTCGATAACCGTGATGAGATAAACGTAGGTTTTCACATAAAACAGCTAGCAACTAACCTTCTTTTTAGTAATGCATTGGGTACGCCAGTTAATTTAAACACAACCGGTGCAAATATTGTCTTTTATGGGAAGTATAAATTAGTGCAGTTTGATTTTCTAAAAATTGATGTGGGAACAAGAGTAAATCTTACTACACTATCCAGAAGCAATTTAAAGAAAGTTTTGGAACCGCGGTTCAGTTTTAATTTATTTCCGTTCGAAAATTTTACTATCAAAGGTTCATACGGTTTATTCCAACAGGAATTGACGACAATGGGTGATGAGAACGAAGTAATAAATATTTTTGAGCCATGGATTGTTATACCTGATTATCTTCCACCAACTACTGCAACCCATTACATTTTTGGTTTTGATTATGTCCCAATCACTTATGTTAATCTTGGCCTAGAATTTTACTATAAAAAAACAGATAACCTCCCGCTCGTTAATCAACAAAAGATAAGCATAACAGATAAAGATTTTATTGTTGCTCAAGCAGAAGCATATGGAATGGAATCTTCGATTAAAGTAGAGTTTGAACCTATTACACTTTCTACTTCATTCACACTTGCATATGCCTATAAGATTTTGAGCGGGTTAAGATATTATCCGAAATATGATATTAGAAATAATTTCAATATCTCAATAGATTATAATATAGGAAGCGGTTGGAATACTGGGTTAGTCTGGACTTTTAATTCAGGCTTGCCGTTTACCCAAATTGTCGGCTTCTATGATAAATATTATTTCGATAATTTTTTTGGTGGATGGATAAACGAAGATCCAAGAAAACCGTATGGAATACTCGGTGTGCAGAATTTAGAAAGACTTCCAACCTATCATCGATTGGATTTTACACTTTCCAAAAAATTCATACTGAATCCATTCAAATTCGATATCAGTTTCAGCGTACTAAATGTTTATAACCGGCAGAATATTTTTTATTTCAAAAGAGATACGGGTGAGCGTGTAAACATGTTGCCATTCTTGCCTTCCGCAACAATTAGGGTTGAGTTATGA